One Synechocystis sp. LKSZ1 genomic window, TCAGGAAGTTGCGACGCTGTCAGTGATTTCCCTCAATGCTGTCGTACCGAGACCCGTCAACACCCAAAGTATAAGGTTGACGTCCCCAGACCTCAAGACTTTTGCTGATACAACGATTCCACTTGCCGATAGGATAGGAAGAGCAACTTAAGTCTAGGCATCGGTCATGGGGTTAGAGTCTCTGCTGGATGAGAAAAAAGAAGGCAAAAAATTAAAAAAACTAGCGGCCAACTGGTCTATTGAAGAGAGTGAAAACTTGTACCGCATTTCCGGCTGGGGAGACCCCTACTTTGCCATCAATGCCGCCGGCCACATCACCGTTTCTCCCCATGGCGACCGGGGCGGTTCCCTCGACCTGCTGGAGTTGGTAGAATCCCTGCGCAAGCGGAAATTAGGTATGCCCTTGTTGATTCGCTTTTCGGATATTCTGGCCGACCGCCTAGAACGCTTAAACAGTTGCTTTGCCAAGGCCATTGCCCGTTATAAATATCCCGGTACGTACCAAGGCGTTTACCCAATCAAGTGCAACCAACAACGCCACCTGGTCGAGGCCCTGGTAAATTACGGCAAACCTTACCAATTTGGTCTAGAGGCCGGTTCTAAGCCGGAGTTAATGATTGCCCTGGCCACCCTGCCCCCCCAACTCGACCGTAACGAAAAGGCCTCCCGTAGTCTAATTATTTGCAATGGTTATAAAGACCGGGAGTACCTGGAAACGGCCCTTCTGGCCAAGCGTTTGGGGCACCGAGCCATTATTGTCATCGACCAACCACGAGAACTGGACTGGATTCTACACATTAGTCAACAATTGGGCATTAAACCCCTGTTGGGCATCCGGGCCAAACTCAGTACCAAAGGCGAGGGCCAGGATCGGACAGCCGTCGGTGACCGGGCTAAATTTGGCCTAACTGTACCGGAAATTTTAGCCGTGGTGAATCGCCTAGAGGCCGTTGATCGTCTGGATTGCCTCAAGTTACTGCATTTCCACGTGGGCTCCCAGATTTCCAACATCACTGTGATCAAGGAGGCCATGCGGGAGGCCAGTCAAATCTATGTGCAACTGGCCAAGCTAGGGGCCAAAATGCGTTACCTCAACGTCGGCGGGGGCCTAGCGGTAGACTACGACGGCTCCAATACCAATTTTCCAGCCTCGAAAAACTACAACATGCAGAACTACGCCAACGACATTGTGGCGGCCATTCAAGAGGCCTGCGAGCAAGCCAATGTCAATGCCCCGACTCTGATCAGTGAAAGCGGCCGGGCCATTGCGGCCCATCAATCGGTGTTGGTGTTTGATGTCCTTGGCACTAACCACATCCGCCACACCCCGCCAGAGGCCCTGGGCAAAAAAGACCATACCATTGTGCAAAACCTATGGGAGGCCTACCAAGGCATTAATCCCAGCAACTACCAAGAGGCCTACCACGATGCCGTGCAACTCAAGGAAGAAGCCATTAGCCTGTTTAATTTTGGCTATTTAAGCCTGACGGAACGGGCCAAGGTCGAGCAATTATATTGGGCTTGTTGTCGCAAAATCCTTAACATCACCCGCAACCAGGACTTTGTACCGGAGGATGTGCAAGACCTGGAAAAACTAATGGCCTCGATCTACTACGTCAATCTTTCGGTGTTTCAGTCTGCTCCGGAATCCTGGTCTTTGAACCAACTTTTTCCGATTATGCCCATTCACCGCCTCAATGAAGAACCCCGACAACGGGCCATTTTGGCGGATTTAACCTGTGACAGCGACGGTAAAATTGATCGTTTTATTGATTTGCGGGATGTCAAATCCTGTCTGGAATTACATGATTTCCGCATTCCTGAAACCCATGCCAAGACCCCCAAAACCGAGGAGATTGAGCCTTATTACTTAGGGATGTTTCTAGTGGGAGCCTACCAGGAAATTATGGGCAATCTCCATAACCTCTTTGGTGATATTAACGTCGTGCACATTGCCATGACCCCCCACGGCTATCAGATCGAATCGGTGGTTAAGGGCGACACCATGAACGAGGTACTGAGTTATGTGCAGTACGATGCCGAAGACCTACTGGAACGCATGCGACGCTACAGCGAAAAGGCCCTGGCCGATGACCACATCACCCTCGAAGAATCCCAACGTCTGCTCCAGGACTACGAGCAGAGTCTGCGGCGTTATACCTATCTGGTGGATGACGGCCTATAGGGCCGCGGGCAGGTACATGGCCTGGAGGACTCGCGCTGGGTCAATGTACTCGCCATTATGCTTTAACCCCCAGTGGAGATGGGGCCCCGTTGTGCGGCCGGTCATCCCCACCCGGCCAATGCGAGCACCGACGGGTAAATCCTGGCCCTCCTGAAGGATAATGCCGCCTTCTTGATCCAACAAAACTCGCTGGCCCTGGTAAACCTCCACCCGGCCCATCAGATGGCAGTAAATATGTTGCCACTCACCGGACTGGACACGAATCATGGTGCCACAGGCCGTATGATCCGACAGTTCCACAATGCGCCCGGCCCACCAATTGCGAATATAGCTCCCCAAGGGAGCCGCCAGGTCGAGGCCGTAGTGAAATTGACGGGTGCCATTAGTAGGAGAAGTGCGGTAGCCAAACCCAGAGGTATAGGTTTGAAAATTTTCGACGGGAAAGGAAGCGTACTGCCAGGGATTGTAGGAACGATTGGCAAGGGGCGCGTACTGGGCCTTCGATGCCAGGGTACCGCTCAGACTCAGACCCGTCCCAAGGATTAAACAGATAAAGCCAGGGATAACGCCACGTTGGGGGCCACCCAGGC contains:
- the speA gene encoding biosynthetic arginine decarboxylase, whose protein sequence is MGLESLLDEKKEGKKLKKLAANWSIEESENLYRISGWGDPYFAINAAGHITVSPHGDRGGSLDLLELVESLRKRKLGMPLLIRFSDILADRLERLNSCFAKAIARYKYPGTYQGVYPIKCNQQRHLVEALVNYGKPYQFGLEAGSKPELMIALATLPPQLDRNEKASRSLIICNGYKDREYLETALLAKRLGHRAIIVIDQPRELDWILHISQQLGIKPLLGIRAKLSTKGEGQDRTAVGDRAKFGLTVPEILAVVNRLEAVDRLDCLKLLHFHVGSQISNITVIKEAMREASQIYVQLAKLGAKMRYLNVGGGLAVDYDGSNTNFPASKNYNMQNYANDIVAAIQEACEQANVNAPTLISESGRAIAAHQSVLVFDVLGTNHIRHTPPEALGKKDHTIVQNLWEAYQGINPSNYQEAYHDAVQLKEEAISLFNFGYLSLTERAKVEQLYWACCRKILNITRNQDFVPEDVQDLEKLMASIYYVNLSVFQSAPESWSLNQLFPIMPIHRLNEEPRQRAILADLTCDSDGKIDRFIDLRDVKSCLELHDFRIPETHAKTPKTEEIEPYYLGMFLVGAYQEIMGNLHNLFGDINVVHIAMTPHGYQIESVVKGDTMNEVLSYVQYDAEDLLERMRRYSEKALADDHITLEESQRLLQDYEQSLRRYTYLVDDGL
- a CDS encoding M23 family metallopeptidase — encoded protein: MFWQSLRLGATESGLGGPQRGVIPGFICLILGTGLSLSGTLASKAQYAPLANRSYNPWQYASFPVENFQTYTSGFGYRTSPTNGTRQFHYGLDLAAPLGSYIRNWWAGRIVELSDHTACGTMIRVQSGEWQHIYCHLMGRVEVYQGQRVLLDQEGGIILQEGQDLPVGARIGRVGMTGRTTGPHLHWGLKHNGEYIDPARVLQAMYLPAAL